One stretch of Streptomyces sp. A2-16 DNA includes these proteins:
- a CDS encoding muconolactone Delta-isomerase family protein — MREFLVEITTIVPEGTAQEEVDRRRAAEAVRAKELAATGRLARLWRPVGELRSIGVWRAADEEELHEKVLGTLPLHPWMTFTVTPLEAHPNDPGTK; from the coding sequence ATGCGAGAGTTCCTGGTCGAGATCACCACCATCGTTCCCGAGGGCACCGCGCAGGAGGAGGTGGACCGGCGCCGGGCCGCCGAGGCCGTCCGTGCGAAGGAGCTGGCGGCGACCGGCCGTCTGGCCCGACTGTGGCGCCCCGTGGGCGAGTTGCGCAGCATCGGCGTGTGGCGGGCCGCCGACGAGGAGGAGCTCCATGAGAAGGTGCTCGGCACTCTGCCGCTGCACCCGTGGATGACCTTCACCGTCACTCCGCTGGAGGCGCACCCGAACGACCCCGGCACGAAGTGA
- a CDS encoding LysR family transcriptional regulator, with translation MAPVELRQLRYFVAVAEELNFGRAAERLLIAGPSLSQQIKALERDLGVRLFDRDRRKVSLTQAGAALLPHTRALLDRADDLRRRAGSLSGSRSVRLGYVNWLPPDLTSRTAAVAQVHVDAWVAPSHTQAARVADGSLDLAVCWVRTEDLSRLGLRARLIGADRLYAVSRGGDSGDVPDVEARDTDVLVDDDLTAWAAWNVYAEELAQDTGARTVRISDGAITGPAFFDHVRRCTRPVVNSPKGQTSPLPPDLVRREIVAPKVYWTWSLVWRATEDRAGVLAVVDALCEDAGDLGRRLGIHAPDAWLPADDPYAVPG, from the coding sequence ATGGCGCCCGTGGAACTGCGCCAGCTGCGGTACTTCGTCGCGGTCGCCGAGGAGCTGAACTTCGGCCGGGCCGCCGAGCGGCTGCTCATCGCCGGGCCCTCGCTCTCCCAGCAGATCAAGGCGCTCGAACGGGACCTGGGTGTCCGGCTGTTCGACCGGGACCGGCGCAAGGTCTCCCTCACCCAGGCCGGCGCCGCCCTCCTTCCGCACACCCGCGCCCTGCTGGACCGCGCCGACGACCTCAGACGCCGGGCCGGCAGCCTGTCCGGCTCGCGGTCGGTGCGGCTCGGGTACGTCAACTGGCTTCCCCCGGACCTGACATCGCGAACGGCGGCGGTGGCCCAGGTGCACGTCGACGCCTGGGTCGCGCCCTCCCACACCCAGGCCGCGCGGGTCGCGGACGGCAGCCTGGACCTCGCGGTGTGCTGGGTGCGCACCGAGGACCTGAGCAGGCTCGGGCTGCGGGCCCGGCTGATCGGCGCCGACCGGCTCTACGCCGTCTCCAGGGGCGGCGACAGCGGCGACGTGCCCGACGTCGAGGCCCGGGACACCGACGTGCTCGTCGACGACGACCTCACCGCCTGGGCCGCCTGGAACGTGTACGCCGAAGAGCTCGCACAGGACACCGGCGCCCGCACGGTACGCATCTCCGACGGCGCGATCACCGGCCCCGCCTTCTTCGACCACGTGCGCCGCTGCACCCGTCCCGTCGTCAACTCGCCCAAGGGGCAGACCAGTCCGCTGCCGCCGGACCTGGTGCGGCGGGAGATCGTCGCACCGAAGGTCTACTGGACGTGGTCCCTGGTGTGGCGGGCGACGGAGGACCGCGCCGGTGTCCTGGCCGTCGTGGACGCGCTGTGCGAGGACGCCGGCGACCTCGGCCGCCGGCTGGGCATCCATGCCCCGGACGCCTGGCTGCCCGCCGATGATCCGTACGCGGTCCCGGGCTGA
- a CDS encoding YbfB/YjiJ family MFS transporter, whose amino-acid sequence MGVGRFVYTPILPLMHTQAGLSAGAGANLATANYAGYLVGALAGILAPVLVRSRAVLRACLLLLTGTLAAMPLTHSTTVWSLLRLVAGMASALVFVIAAGSLLHHLRAHPPHLSGWAFGGVGGGIALSGLLVLVVRPVADWRTAWWTAAALAALLAALSWQLRPEEAPLTTVHRSGTGPPRTHRWFAALFVSYTLEGVGYIIAGTFLVAAVGQGSPGWVGSGAWVLVGLAAVPSAALWARLGRRWSRPGLLLTALVVQAVGIALPALVGGTVAALGSALLFGATFIGISTLALAAGAHLRFPRSVALLTAGYSVGQILGPLLVAPLLHDGHDGYRRALLLAGLVVLVAAGAAAVLRIGFPYHVAAEGPTVPGQQRESTGDARPAPAGP is encoded by the coding sequence ATGGGAGTGGGCCGCTTCGTCTACACCCCGATCCTGCCCCTGATGCACACCCAGGCGGGCCTGTCCGCCGGGGCCGGGGCAAACCTGGCCACCGCGAACTACGCCGGCTATCTCGTCGGCGCCCTCGCGGGCATCCTGGCCCCCGTGCTGGTCCGGTCGCGTGCCGTACTGCGCGCCTGTCTGCTCCTGCTGACCGGCACGCTCGCCGCGATGCCCCTCACCCACAGCACTACCGTCTGGAGCCTGCTGCGGCTCGTGGCCGGCATGGCGAGCGCCCTGGTGTTCGTCATCGCGGCCGGCTCCCTCCTGCACCATCTGCGGGCACACCCGCCGCACCTGTCCGGCTGGGCGTTCGGCGGAGTGGGCGGCGGCATCGCGCTGTCGGGGCTGCTGGTCCTGGTGGTGCGGCCCGTCGCCGACTGGCGCACCGCCTGGTGGACCGCCGCCGCACTCGCCGCGCTGCTCGCCGCCCTCTCGTGGCAGCTGCGGCCCGAGGAGGCACCCCTCACCACCGTGCACCGGAGCGGCACCGGGCCGCCCCGCACCCACCGCTGGTTCGCTGCGCTGTTCGTCAGCTACACGCTGGAGGGCGTCGGCTACATCATCGCCGGGACCTTCCTGGTCGCCGCCGTCGGACAGGGTTCCCCCGGCTGGGTCGGCAGCGGCGCCTGGGTGCTCGTGGGCCTGGCCGCCGTACCGTCCGCGGCACTGTGGGCCCGACTGGGCCGCCGCTGGTCACGCCCCGGACTGCTGCTCACGGCGCTCGTGGTCCAGGCGGTCGGCATCGCGCTGCCCGCCCTGGTCGGCGGGACGGTCGCGGCCCTCGGTTCGGCGTTGCTGTTCGGCGCCACGTTCATCGGCATCAGCACGCTGGCCCTGGCCGCCGGTGCGCATCTGCGGTTTCCCCGCTCGGTCGCCCTGCTGACCGCCGGATACTCGGTCGGCCAGATCCTGGGCCCGCTGCTCGTCGCCCCGCTGCTGCACGACGGGCACGACGGCTACCGGCGGGCGCTGCTCCTGGCCGGCCTCGTGGTCCTGGTCGCAGCCGGGGCCGCCGCCGTGCTGCGGATCGGTTTCCCGTACCACGTCGCCGCAGAAGGCCCCACGGTCCCCGGACAACAGCGAGAATCGACCGGGGACGCCCGGCCCGCCCCGGCCGGCCCCTGA
- a CDS encoding SDR family oxidoreductase: MSTRNQKVAIITGASQGIGAALVEGYRKLGHAVVATSRTIAPVDDADVLTVQGDIADPDTARRVVEAALERFGRIDTVVNNAGVFVAKPFTEYTAEDYATVTGINVGGVFHLTQRALPHLLAQGGGHIVSITTSLVDNADSNVPSVLASLTKGGVQSATKSLAVEYATRGIRVNAVSPGTIKTPMHTEETHEFLAALHPVGRMGEVSDIVDAVLFLETAPFVTGEILHVDGGMSAGH; this comes from the coding sequence ATGAGCACCCGGAACCAGAAGGTCGCGATCATCACCGGCGCCTCGCAGGGCATCGGCGCCGCCCTCGTCGAGGGCTACCGCAAGCTGGGACACGCCGTCGTCGCCACCTCACGCACCATCGCCCCGGTCGACGACGCGGACGTCCTCACCGTCCAGGGCGACATCGCCGACCCCGACACCGCGCGCCGCGTCGTCGAGGCTGCCCTGGAGCGGTTCGGCCGCATCGACACCGTGGTCAACAACGCGGGCGTCTTCGTCGCCAAGCCGTTCACCGAGTACACGGCCGAGGACTACGCCACCGTGACGGGCATCAACGTCGGCGGAGTCTTCCATCTCACCCAGCGGGCGCTCCCGCACCTGCTCGCCCAGGGCGGCGGCCACATCGTCAGCATCACGACCAGCCTGGTCGACAACGCGGACTCCAACGTCCCGTCCGTCCTGGCCTCCTTGACCAAGGGCGGAGTGCAGTCCGCCACCAAGTCCCTCGCCGTCGAGTACGCCACCCGCGGCATCCGCGTCAACGCCGTGTCGCCCGGCACCATCAAGACGCCGATGCACACCGAGGAGACCCACGAGTTCCTCGCCGCCCTGCACCCGGTCGGGCGGATGGGCGAGGTGAGCGACATCGTCGACGCCGTGCTCTTCCTGGAGACGGCACCGTTCGTCACCGGCGAGATCCTGCACGTCGACGGCGGTATGAGCGCCGGACAT